The Salinispora tropica CNB-440 genome has a window encoding:
- a CDS encoding molybdopterin-dependent oxidoreductase, translating into MTSTTSRHAALAGVIAAAVAIGSAELVAVLTGPRSAPLVAVGGLVVDTVPEPLKQFGIALFGSYDKIALLVGTALLLAGFAALLGVLSRRHLAYGLAGITAFTALGAFAALTRAGADLADVLPALAGGSLGGLVLWAFVQGPLELDPWPWSAPTPPAASGAPDAGSADREQAAGPSPESRRRFLTASGLLLGAAGAAGIGGRWLTGRRGVSAARAAVVLPAPASPASAVPIGADLNLPQLASYVTPRSSFYRIDTALVVPQVDPATWQLRIHGRVRNPITLSFADLLARPLVERYVTLACVSNEVGGDLIGNARWLGVPLRDLLAEADPLAGADQVVGRSVDGWTCGTPTAVLRDGRDALLAVGMNGEPLPVEHGFPVRMVVPGLYGYVSACKWVTELELASFADFDAYWVPRGWSAQGPVKTQSRIDTPRRRSRLVAGEVVVAGVAWAQHRGIRRVEVRVDEGPWREADLAPTVSVDTWVQWSWRWDATPGEHTLAVRATDATGETQTGRSAPVAPDGATGWHTVRVTVG; encoded by the coding sequence GTGACCAGTACGACCAGTCGCCACGCCGCTTTGGCCGGGGTGATCGCCGCCGCGGTGGCGATCGGCTCGGCAGAGCTCGTCGCGGTGTTGACCGGCCCCCGTTCCGCTCCCCTGGTAGCCGTCGGCGGGCTGGTGGTCGACACCGTGCCGGAGCCACTCAAGCAGTTCGGCATCGCGCTCTTCGGCAGCTACGACAAGATTGCCCTGCTGGTGGGGACGGCCCTGCTGCTCGCCGGCTTCGCCGCGCTGCTCGGCGTACTGTCCCGGCGGCACCTGGCGTACGGGCTGGCCGGCATCACGGCGTTCACGGCGCTGGGGGCGTTCGCAGCCCTGACCCGAGCCGGTGCGGACCTCGCGGACGTGCTGCCGGCGCTGGCCGGCGGCAGCCTCGGCGGCCTGGTGCTCTGGGCGTTCGTCCAGGGACCGTTGGAGCTGGATCCATGGCCCTGGTCTGCCCCCACCCCACCGGCCGCCTCCGGTGCGCCGGATGCCGGGTCGGCTGACCGGGAGCAGGCCGCGGGGCCGAGTCCGGAATCACGACGACGCTTTCTCACCGCGAGTGGGCTCCTGCTCGGGGCGGCGGGAGCGGCCGGTATCGGCGGCCGGTGGCTGACCGGTCGGCGGGGGGTGTCGGCGGCCCGCGCGGCGGTCGTGCTGCCGGCCCCGGCGTCGCCAGCCTCCGCTGTGCCGATCGGTGCCGACCTGAACCTGCCCCAGCTTGCCTCCTACGTCACGCCCAGATCCAGCTTCTACCGGATCGACACCGCCCTGGTGGTGCCGCAGGTGGATCCGGCCACCTGGCAGTTGCGCATCCACGGCCGGGTTCGCAACCCGATCACCCTGAGCTTCGCCGACCTGCTGGCCCGGCCGCTGGTCGAGCGGTATGTCACGTTGGCCTGTGTGTCGAATGAGGTCGGCGGTGACCTGATCGGCAACGCCCGCTGGCTGGGGGTGCCGCTGCGGGATCTGTTGGCCGAGGCGGATCCGCTGGCGGGCGCGGATCAGGTCGTTGGGCGGTCGGTTGACGGCTGGACCTGCGGTACCCCCACGGCGGTGCTGCGGGACGGCCGGGACGCGCTGCTGGCGGTTGGCATGAACGGTGAGCCGCTGCCGGTCGAGCACGGCTTCCCGGTCCGGATGGTGGTGCCGGGCCTGTACGGCTACGTGTCGGCCTGTAAGTGGGTCACCGAGCTGGAGTTGGCCAGCTTCGCGGACTTCGACGCGTACTGGGTGCCACGCGGTTGGTCGGCGCAGGGCCCGGTGAAGACCCAGTCGCGGATCGACACGCCGCGTCGGCGGAGTCGGTTGGTGGCGGGGGAGGTGGTTGTCGCCGGTGTCGCCTGGGCGCAGCACCGGGGCATCCGGCGGGTGGAGGTCCGGGTGGACGAGGGGCCCTGGCGGGAGGCGGACCTCGCGCCGACGGTCTCGGTGGATACCTGGGTGCAGTGGTCGTGGCGGTGGGACGCGACACCGGGCGAGCACACGCTTGCGGTGCGGGCCACCGACGCGACCGGTGAGACGCAGACCGGCCGTAGCGCGCCGGTGGCTCCGGACGGCGCGACCGGCTGGCACACGGTGCGCGTGACAGTTGGCTGA
- the groL gene encoding chaperonin GroEL (60 kDa chaperone family; promotes refolding of misfolded polypeptides especially under stressful conditions; forms two stacked rings of heptamers to form a barrel-shaped 14mer; ends can be capped by GroES; misfolded proteins enter the barrel where they are refolded when GroES binds), with amino-acid sequence MAKILSFSDDARHQLEHGVNALADAVKVTLGPRGRNVVLDKKFGAPTITNDGVTIAKEIELTDPHENLGAQLVKEVATKTNDVAGDGTTTATVLAQALVREGLRNVAAGANPTGLKRGIDAAATKVSEALLGKAVEVSDKAAIAHVATVSAQDSTIGELIAEAMERVGRDGVITVEEGSTLATELDVTEGLQFDKGFISPNFVTDAEGQESVLEDPYILITTQKISAIEELLPLLEKVLQDSKPLLIIAEDVEGQALSTLVVNALRKTMKVCAVKAPGFGDRRKAMLQDMAILTGAELVAPELGYKLDQVGLEVLGTARRVVVDKETTTVVDGGGQAADAADRVAQIRKEIEASDSEWDREKLAERLAKLSGGVAVIRAGAATEVEMKERKHRIEDAIAATKAAVEEGTIPGGGAALAQVLPALDDDLGLDGDEKVGVSIVRKALVEPLRWIAQNAGHDGYVVVQKVVDKDWGHGLDAATGEYVDLAKAGILDPVKVTRNAVANAASIAGLLLTTESLVVDKPQEPEPAAGGHGHGHQHGPGF; translated from the coding sequence ATGGCGAAGATCCTGAGCTTCTCGGACGACGCTCGGCACCAGCTGGAGCACGGTGTCAACGCCCTCGCGGATGCGGTCAAGGTCACCCTCGGCCCCCGCGGGCGCAACGTCGTCCTGGACAAGAAGTTTGGTGCACCCACGATCACCAACGACGGCGTGACGATCGCCAAGGAGATCGAGCTCACCGACCCGCACGAGAACCTCGGCGCGCAGCTGGTCAAGGAGGTGGCGACCAAGACCAACGACGTCGCCGGCGACGGGACCACCACCGCCACCGTGCTGGCCCAGGCGTTGGTCCGGGAGGGCCTGCGTAACGTGGCGGCCGGCGCCAACCCGACCGGCCTCAAGCGGGGTATCGACGCGGCGGCCACCAAGGTCTCCGAGGCGCTGCTCGGCAAGGCCGTCGAGGTGTCGGACAAGGCGGCGATCGCGCACGTCGCGACCGTCTCCGCGCAGGACTCCACGATCGGTGAGCTCATCGCCGAGGCGATGGAGCGGGTCGGCCGCGACGGTGTCATCACCGTCGAGGAGGGCTCCACCCTCGCCACCGAGCTGGACGTGACCGAGGGTCTCCAGTTCGACAAGGGCTTCATCTCGCCCAACTTCGTCACTGACGCGGAGGGGCAGGAGTCGGTCCTGGAGGACCCGTACATCCTCATCACCACGCAGAAGATCTCGGCGATCGAGGAGCTGCTACCGCTGCTGGAGAAGGTCCTCCAGGACAGCAAGCCGCTGCTCATCATCGCCGAGGACGTCGAGGGCCAGGCGCTGTCCACGCTGGTGGTCAACGCGCTCCGCAAGACCATGAAGGTCTGCGCGGTGAAGGCTCCCGGCTTCGGTGACCGCCGCAAGGCGATGTTGCAGGACATGGCGATCCTGACCGGTGCCGAGCTGGTCGCCCCCGAGCTGGGCTACAAGCTTGACCAGGTCGGGCTGGAGGTGCTCGGCACCGCTCGCCGGGTGGTGGTCGACAAGGAGACCACCACCGTCGTCGACGGCGGCGGCCAGGCCGCCGACGCCGCGGACCGGGTCGCCCAGATCCGCAAGGAGATCGAGGCTTCGGACTCCGAGTGGGACCGGGAGAAGCTCGCCGAGCGGCTGGCCAAGCTCTCCGGTGGCGTTGCCGTGATCCGGGCGGGCGCGGCGACCGAGGTCGAGATGAAGGAGCGCAAGCACCGCATCGAGGACGCCATCGCCGCCACCAAGGCCGCGGTCGAGGAGGGCACGATCCCCGGCGGCGGTGCCGCCCTGGCCCAGGTCCTGCCGGCGCTCGACGACGACCTCGGCCTCGACGGGGACGAGAAGGTCGGCGTCTCGATCGTGCGCAAGGCGCTGGTCGAGCCGCTGCGCTGGATCGCCCAGAACGCCGGCCACGACGGCTACGTGGTGGTGCAGAAGGTCGTCGACAAGGACTGGGGCCACGGCCTCGACGCGGCTACCGGCGAGTACGTCGACCTGGCAAAGGCTGGCATCCTCGACCCGGTGAAGGTGACCCGCAACGCGGTCGCCAACGCCGCGTCGATCGCGGGCCTGCTGCTCACCACCGAGAGCCTCGTGGTGGACAAGCCGCAGGAGCCGGAGCCGGCCGCGGGTGGCCACGGCCACGGTCACCAGCACGGCCCGGGTTTCTGA
- the groES gene encoding co-chaperone GroES, producing MPVTTATKVAIKPLEDRIVVQANEAETTTASGIVIPDTAKEKPQEGTVLAVGPGRIDDKGNRVPIDVKVGDTVLYSKYGGTEVKYAGEEYLVLSARDVLAVIEK from the coding sequence ATGCCCGTGACTACCGCGACCAAGGTTGCGATCAAGCCGCTTGAGGACCGCATCGTGGTCCAGGCGAATGAGGCTGAGACCACCACGGCGTCGGGCATCGTGATTCCCGACACCGCCAAGGAGAAGCCGCAGGAGGGCACTGTCCTCGCTGTCGGCCCGGGCCGGATCGACGACAAGGGCAACCGCGTGCCGATCGACGTCAAGGTCGGCGACACCGTCCTCTACTCGAAGTACGGCGGCACCGAGGTCAAGTACGCCGGCGAGGAGTACCTGGTGCTCTCCGCCCGCGACGTCCTCGCGGTCATCGAGAAGTAG
- a CDS encoding THUMP-like domain-containing protein, whose translation MNLGQLAQLRTPAGSAALAAATEVAGGDPLAAAAALRSTGLPADLAAAALTQAELRRRAVGKFGPAAADMFFTRPGLEQATRQVVARRRAERLRTSGVRALADLGCGLGADALAAARTGIRVYGVEADPLTAAIAAANAEATGLAERFTVDQGDATTFDLSRVDGVFCDPARRASGRRVFDPNAYSPPWDFVLSLTERAPRTVVKVAPGLDHALIPPGAEAEWVSVNGDLVEAALWCGEFATVARRATVLREGSPTDGSAAARETVHELASSRVTEAPVGPVRRYVYDPDPAVVRAHLVAELAGELDATLADPTIAYLYADTPTPTPFARCLEITDVLPFSLKRLRALLRERRVGRVEIRKRGSALEPEKLRRDLRLTGDQPASLVLTRVDGAPMVLICRPTTG comes from the coding sequence GTGAACCTGGGACAGCTGGCGCAGCTGCGCACCCCCGCGGGGTCGGCAGCGCTCGCGGCGGCGACCGAGGTGGCCGGTGGCGACCCGCTGGCCGCGGCGGCGGCACTCCGCTCGACCGGGCTCCCGGCCGACCTGGCCGCGGCGGCACTGACCCAGGCCGAGCTGCGCCGTCGCGCGGTGGGCAAGTTCGGTCCGGCGGCAGCCGACATGTTCTTCACCCGACCCGGCCTGGAGCAGGCCACCCGCCAGGTGGTGGCGCGGCGACGCGCCGAGCGGCTGCGCACCAGCGGCGTCCGCGCCCTGGCCGACCTCGGCTGCGGTCTCGGCGCCGACGCGCTCGCCGCCGCCCGGACCGGGATCCGGGTGTACGGGGTGGAGGCCGATCCACTCACCGCCGCGATAGCCGCCGCGAACGCCGAGGCGACCGGGCTCGCCGAACGCTTCACCGTCGACCAGGGAGACGCGACCACCTTCGATCTCAGCCGGGTTGACGGGGTCTTCTGCGACCCCGCCCGCCGAGCCTCCGGTCGGCGGGTCTTCGACCCGAACGCCTACTCCCCACCGTGGGACTTCGTGCTCTCGCTGACCGAACGGGCACCGCGGACGGTCGTCAAGGTGGCACCCGGCCTGGACCACGCACTGATCCCACCCGGCGCGGAGGCGGAGTGGGTGAGCGTCAACGGCGACCTGGTCGAGGCCGCCCTGTGGTGCGGCGAGTTCGCGACGGTGGCCCGCCGCGCGACCGTGCTGCGGGAAGGTTCCCCGACTGACGGTTCTGCCGCTGCCCGCGAGACAGTGCACGAGTTGGCCAGCTCCCGGGTCACCGAGGCACCGGTCGGACCGGTCCGCCGCTACGTCTACGACCCGGACCCGGCGGTGGTCCGCGCGCACCTCGTCGCCGAGTTGGCCGGCGAACTCGACGCCACCCTCGCCGACCCGACGATCGCCTACCTGTACGCCGACACCCCCACACCGACCCCCTTCGCCCGCTGCCTGGAGATCACCGACGTGCTGCCGTTCTCGCTGAAGCGGCTTCGTGCCCTGCTGCGCGAGCGGCGGGTCGGCCGGGTGGAGATCCGCAAGCGGGGTTCGGCCCTCGAGCCGGAGAAGCTCCGCCGCGATCTGCGGTTGACCGGGGACCAGCCGGCCAGCCTCGTGCTGACCCGCGTGGACGGTGCCCCGATGGTACTGATCTGCCGTCCGACCACCGGCTAG
- the ybaK gene encoding Cys-tRNA(Pro) deacylase, producing MAQRQVTPATTLLNKRKVRYRTHPYDVPADAANYGALVAATLGLPADRVFKSLVAVVDDALTIVVVPVSGELGLKALAAAVGAKRAVLADRTTAERVTGYVRGGISPLGQRRNLPTVLDESALHHETIYVSAGRRGLQLELAPQDLVALTNARMARVASD from the coding sequence GTGGCGCAACGACAGGTGACGCCGGCGACCACGCTGCTGAACAAGCGGAAAGTCAGGTACCGCACCCATCCGTACGACGTCCCGGCGGACGCCGCGAACTATGGAGCGCTGGTGGCAGCGACGCTCGGCCTACCGGCGGACCGCGTGTTCAAGTCACTGGTGGCCGTGGTCGATGACGCGCTCACCATCGTGGTCGTCCCGGTGTCCGGCGAACTCGGCCTCAAAGCCCTGGCCGCCGCAGTCGGCGCCAAACGGGCCGTGCTGGCCGACCGGACAACGGCCGAACGTGTCACCGGGTACGTCCGCGGCGGCATCAGTCCGCTCGGACAGCGGCGCAACCTGCCGACCGTGCTCGACGAGAGCGCCCTTCACCACGAGACCATCTACGTCTCCGCTGGCCGTCGGGGGCTCCAGCTGGAACTGGCCCCACAGGATCTGGTCGCCCTCACCAACGCCCGAATGGCACGGGTCGCCTCCGACTAG
- a CDS encoding sugar ABC transporter substrate-binding protein, with translation MRKGFLAAAAAGLLATGGMAACGDNSSDEESAGPGKTPKIGVILPDSKSSARWEGADRKFLEDAFKEAGVEADIQNAQGDKTQFQTIADQMITQGVTALMIVNLDSGTGKAVLDKAKSQGVATIDYDRLTLGGSAEYYVSFDNEAVGKLQGEGLVRCLTDGGVQNPSIVYLNGAPTDNNATLFKNGYDSVLKPKFDAGEYQQVADDSVPDWDNAQAATIFEQQLTKSGGKIDGVLAANDGLGNAAISVLKKNKLNGKVPVTGQDATPQGLQNILAGDQCMTVYKAIKQEADAAAELAISLAKGERKETGQSVEDPESGRDVPAVLLTPQAIYKENVKDVIADGFVTKDEVCTGEYAELCASAGIS, from the coding sequence ATGCGCAAGGGTTTCCTCGCCGCTGCCGCCGCCGGCCTCCTGGCCACCGGCGGCATGGCGGCCTGTGGCGACAACTCCTCCGACGAGGAGTCGGCCGGCCCCGGCAAAACCCCCAAGATCGGCGTGATCCTCCCGGACAGCAAGTCCTCCGCCCGCTGGGAGGGCGCGGACCGCAAGTTCCTTGAGGATGCCTTCAAGGAGGCCGGAGTCGAGGCCGACATCCAGAACGCGCAGGGTGACAAAACCCAGTTCCAGACCATCGCAGACCAGATGATCACCCAGGGGGTCACCGCCCTGATGATCGTCAACCTGGACTCCGGCACCGGCAAGGCCGTCCTCGACAAGGCCAAGTCGCAGGGGGTCGCCACCATCGACTACGACCGCCTGACCCTCGGTGGCTCGGCGGAGTACTACGTCAGCTTCGACAACGAGGCCGTCGGCAAGCTCCAGGGCGAGGGCCTCGTCAGGTGCCTCACCGACGGCGGCGTGCAGAACCCGTCGATCGTGTACCTGAACGGCGCGCCGACCGACAACAACGCCACCCTGTTCAAGAACGGCTACGACTCGGTCCTCAAGCCGAAGTTCGACGCCGGGGAGTACCAGCAGGTCGCGGACGACTCCGTGCCGGACTGGGACAACGCGCAGGCCGCCACCATCTTCGAGCAGCAGCTCACCAAGTCCGGCGGCAAGATCGACGGGGTGCTCGCGGCGAACGACGGCCTCGGCAACGCCGCCATCTCGGTGCTGAAGAAGAACAAACTCAACGGCAAGGTCCCGGTCACCGGCCAGGACGCTACCCCGCAGGGCCTACAGAACATCCTCGCCGGCGACCAGTGCATGACCGTCTACAAGGCAATCAAGCAAGAGGCCGACGCCGCTGCCGAACTGGCCATCTCGCTGGCCAAGGGGGAGCGGAAGGAGACCGGCCAGAGCGTCGAGGACCCGGAGAGCGGCCGGGATGTGCCCGCCGTGCTGCTCACCCCCCAGGCGATCTACAAGGAGAACGTCAAGGACGTCATCGCCGACGGCTTCGTGACCAAGGACGAGGTCTGCACCGGGGAGTACGCCGAACTCTGCGCGAGCGCTGGTATCAGCTGA
- a CDS encoding ATP-binding cassette domain-containing protein: MSATPLLELRGIDKSFGPVQVLRDVAFSAFPGQVTALVGDNGAGKSTLVKCISGIYPTDAGEFLFGGRPVSIHNPRDAAELGIEVVYQDLALCDNLDIVQNMFLGREKRHGLVLDEPTMEQMAADTLAGLSVRTVTSLRQQVSSLSGGQRQTVAIAKAVLWNSKVVILDEPTAALGVAQTAQVLELVRRLADNGLAVVLISHNMNDVFAVSDRIAALYLGQMVAEVKTTDITHAQIVELITAGRSGALGLGSGNGSNDTGGEPAAAPGAAR; the protein is encoded by the coding sequence GTGTCCGCGACCCCCCTGCTGGAACTGCGCGGGATCGACAAGAGCTTCGGTCCCGTCCAGGTCCTGCGTGACGTCGCCTTCTCCGCCTTCCCCGGGCAGGTGACCGCGCTGGTCGGCGACAACGGCGCCGGCAAGTCCACACTGGTCAAGTGCATCAGCGGCATCTACCCGACCGACGCCGGCGAGTTCCTCTTCGGCGGACGTCCGGTGAGCATCCACAACCCCCGCGACGCCGCCGAGCTCGGCATCGAGGTCGTCTACCAGGACCTCGCGCTCTGCGACAACCTCGACATCGTGCAGAACATGTTCCTCGGCCGGGAGAAACGGCACGGCCTCGTGCTCGACGAGCCGACCATGGAGCAGATGGCCGCGGACACGCTCGCCGGGCTCTCCGTCCGTACCGTCACGTCGCTACGCCAGCAGGTTTCCAGCCTCTCCGGGGGCCAGCGACAGACCGTGGCGATCGCCAAGGCGGTGCTCTGGAACAGCAAGGTCGTCATCCTCGACGAGCCGACCGCCGCACTCGGGGTCGCGCAGACCGCCCAGGTGCTCGAGCTGGTTCGCCGGCTGGCCGACAACGGCCTCGCGGTCGTGCTCATCTCCCACAACATGAACGATGTCTTCGCCGTCTCCGACCGGATCGCCGCGCTCTACCTGGGCCAGATGGTCGCCGAGGTGAAGACCACCGACATCACCCACGCCCAGATCGTTGAGCTGATCACCGCCGGCCGCTCCGGTGCGCTCGGCCTCGGCTCGGGCAACGGATCGAACGACACCGGCGGGGAGCCCGCCGCCGCCCCGGGAGCCGCCCGATGA
- a CDS encoding sugar ABC transporter permease: MTSTALPDQESTAAPAAGPTLTSHVRGYLGRVRGGDIGALPAVLGLIVLCTVFAIMRPSFLTAANFANLFTQGAAVTLIAMGLVFVLLLGEIDLSAGFASGVCAAVLANVVTVLGYPWYVAVLAAVLTGVVIGSTLGMLVAKIGIPSFVVTLAGFLAFQGIVLLLMEEGRNISVRDPVLVAIANRNLPPALGWALAGLAVAGYAVVQAMRYRTRAIRGLVTDPLTVVFARVIGLAAVLGATVYLLNQERSFNVLINSLKGVPIVVPLIAVLLITGTFVLQRTSYGRHIYAVGGNKEAARRAGINVDRIRISVFVICSSMAAIGGIVAASRANSVDPNTGGSNVLLYAVGAAVIGGTSLFGGKGRVLDAVLGGAVVAVIDNGMGLMGYSSGVKYVVTGVVLLLAASVDALSRRRAAANGGR, translated from the coding sequence ATGACCAGCACCGCCCTCCCCGACCAGGAATCCACGGCCGCCCCCGCCGCCGGACCCACCCTCACCAGCCACGTGCGCGGCTACCTCGGCCGGGTACGCGGCGGGGACATCGGCGCCCTACCCGCCGTCCTGGGCCTGATCGTGCTCTGCACCGTCTTCGCGATCATGCGGCCGTCGTTCCTCACCGCCGCCAACTTCGCCAACCTGTTCACCCAGGGGGCAGCGGTCACGCTGATCGCCATGGGGTTGGTCTTCGTCCTGCTGCTCGGAGAGATCGATCTCTCCGCCGGCTTCGCCAGCGGGGTCTGTGCCGCGGTGCTGGCCAACGTGGTCACCGTCCTCGGCTACCCGTGGTACGTCGCGGTGCTCGCCGCCGTCCTCACCGGAGTGGTGATCGGCAGCACGCTCGGCATGTTGGTCGCGAAGATCGGCATTCCGTCCTTCGTGGTCACCCTCGCCGGCTTTCTCGCCTTCCAGGGCATCGTGCTACTGCTGATGGAGGAGGGCAGGAACATCTCGGTCCGCGACCCGGTGCTGGTGGCGATCGCGAACCGAAACCTGCCACCGGCTCTCGGCTGGGCCCTGGCCGGGCTCGCCGTCGCCGGCTACGCCGTGGTCCAGGCGATGCGGTACCGCACCCGCGCGATCCGGGGTCTGGTCACCGACCCGCTCACCGTGGTCTTCGCCCGGGTCATCGGGCTGGCCGCCGTGCTGGGCGCTACGGTCTACCTCCTCAACCAGGAACGCAGCTTCAACGTCCTGATCAATTCACTCAAGGGCGTACCGATCGTGGTGCCGCTGATCGCGGTACTGCTGATCACCGGGACCTTCGTGCTGCAGCGCACCAGCTACGGCCGGCACATCTACGCAGTCGGCGGCAACAAGGAAGCAGCCCGGCGGGCCGGCATCAACGTCGACCGGATCCGCATCTCCGTCTTCGTGATCTGCTCCTCGATGGCCGCGATCGGCGGCATCGTCGCCGCCAGCCGGGCCAACTCGGTCGACCCGAACACCGGTGGCAGTAACGTACTGCTCTACGCCGTCGGTGCGGCGGTGATCGGTGGCACCAGCCTCTTCGGTGGCAAGGGCCGGGTCCTCGACGCGGTGCTCGGTGGCGCGGTCGTCGCGGTGATCGACAACGGGATGGGTCTGATGGGCTACAGCTCAGGGGTCAAGTACGTGGTAACCGGCGTGGTCCTACTCCTCGCCGCCAGTGTGGACGCACTGTCCCGGCGCCGGGCCGCCGCCAACGGCGGCCGATGA
- a CDS encoding ROK family protein, which produces MRAGPSQDEIRRQNLGALLRYVHMHGATSRAELTTTLGLNRSTIGALTTDLAAAGLVSEGTPKETGRAGRPSLVVRPESARVHAYAYSIEVDRLRAARIGLGGGVLDRRELARPRGITAAEAAPLLARAAREMQQSTPTDAICVGAGVAVCGLVRRDDGLVRLGPTMGWVDEPIGAAIGAELGLDVPVVVGNVADVAAFAEHTRGAATGCDNLIYLYGDVGVGAGIITGGRRLTGHGGYGGEVGHMVVRRDGTRCECGSRGCWETEIGEHGLLRAAGRSDTQGRDAVLAVIDAADRGDAQAQTAVRTAGDWLGFGVANLVNIFNPELVIFGGAMRDLYLAAAAQVRSRLNASALPACVEHVRLRTPALGDDAALIGAAELAFERLLADPLDVS; this is translated from the coding sequence ATGCGCGCAGGACCGAGCCAGGACGAGATCCGTCGGCAGAACCTCGGAGCGTTACTGCGGTACGTCCACATGCACGGGGCCACGTCCCGAGCCGAACTGACCACCACGCTGGGGCTGAACCGCAGCACCATCGGCGCACTCACCACCGACCTCGCCGCGGCCGGCCTGGTGAGCGAGGGGACGCCGAAGGAAACCGGCCGGGCCGGACGACCGTCGTTGGTCGTCCGGCCCGAGTCGGCCCGGGTGCACGCGTACGCGTACAGCATCGAGGTGGACCGGCTGCGGGCCGCGCGGATCGGTCTCGGCGGCGGGGTGCTCGACCGTCGGGAACTGGCCCGTCCGCGCGGCATCACCGCCGCCGAAGCCGCGCCGTTGCTTGCCCGGGCGGCTCGGGAGATGCAGCAGTCCACGCCCACCGACGCGATCTGCGTCGGCGCGGGCGTCGCCGTCTGTGGCCTGGTCCGCCGGGACGACGGACTGGTCCGGCTCGGCCCCACGATGGGGTGGGTGGACGAGCCGATCGGTGCGGCAATCGGTGCCGAGCTGGGGCTGGACGTTCCGGTCGTGGTCGGCAACGTCGCCGACGTGGCAGCCTTCGCCGAACACACCCGCGGCGCCGCGACCGGCTGCGACAACCTGATCTACCTGTACGGCGATGTCGGCGTCGGCGCCGGCATCATCACCGGTGGGCGTCGGCTGACCGGACACGGCGGCTACGGCGGCGAGGTCGGGCACATGGTGGTCCGGCGAGACGGTACCCGCTGCGAGTGTGGGTCGCGCGGCTGCTGGGAGACCGAGATCGGCGAACACGGGCTGCTGCGCGCCGCCGGCCGCTCCGACACCCAGGGCCGAGACGCGGTGCTGGCCGTCATCGACGCCGCCGACCGGGGCGACGCCCAAGCTCAGACCGCGGTCCGCACCGCCGGAGACTGGCTCGGCTTCGGTGTGGCCAACCTCGTCAACATCTTCAACCCGGAGCTGGTCATCTTCGGCGGCGCCATGCGGGACCTCTACCTGGCCGCCGCCGCCCAGGTGCGCAGCCGGCTCAACGCCAGCGCGCTGCCCGCCTGTGTGGAACACGTCCGGCTGCGCACCCCCGCGCTCGGCGACGACGCCGCCCTGATCGGCGCGGCCGAGCTCGCCTTCGAACGGCTCCTCGCCGACCCGCTCGACGTCAGCTGA